From one Streptomyces sp. SCSIO 30461 genomic stretch:
- a CDS encoding DUF4190 domain-containing protein, whose amino-acid sequence MQEQSDRPPAGHTPSDPWAPPEHSASQGGRGQSGGVELGKSTAPASPTVPDVQDTPPAGRGVHDQPTLTSVPDTETGTGPADPPPAGTGAVPPPPVAPGGPAQAAPGAYGYPAAQGPVTSAYGYPGYPVSSGHPGYPGHTGSWGVTAQPQNGFGTTAMVLGIISVCGFFCYGIPGLVLGVLALIFGILGRKRYVRGQATNKGQALAGIILGSVGIVLGAAFFAFMVWLFANHEGWDEERYDSGVDDDPWATTLVVSDPRR is encoded by the coding sequence ATGCAAGAGCAGAGTGACCGGCCGCCGGCCGGCCACACCCCGAGCGATCCCTGGGCGCCACCCGAGCACAGCGCCTCGCAAGGGGGACGAGGGCAGTCCGGTGGGGTGGAGCTCGGCAAGTCCACCGCGCCCGCGAGTCCGACCGTTCCGGATGTCCAGGACACCCCGCCGGCCGGACGCGGTGTCCATGACCAGCCGACCCTGACCTCGGTGCCCGACACGGAGACAGGCACAGGTCCGGCGGACCCGCCCCCTGCAGGCACCGGTGCAGTGCCGCCGCCACCCGTGGCCCCCGGCGGGCCGGCGCAGGCCGCTCCCGGTGCGTACGGCTACCCGGCGGCGCAAGGACCCGTGACCTCCGCGTACGGATACCCCGGCTACCCGGTTTCCTCCGGGCATCCCGGATATCCGGGTCACACCGGCTCCTGGGGAGTCACGGCACAGCCGCAGAACGGTTTCGGCACCACCGCGATGGTGCTCGGGATCATCTCGGTCTGCGGCTTCTTCTGCTACGGCATCCCCGGCTTGGTCCTGGGCGTGCTGGCGCTGATCTTCGGCATCCTGGGGCGCAAGCGCTACGTGCGAGGCCAGGCGACCAACAAGGGGCAGGCCCTCGCGGGGATCATCCTCGGCTCCGTCGGGATCGTGCTGGGGGCCGCTTTCTTCGCGTTCATGGTGTGGCTGTTCGCGAACCACGAGGGATGGGACGAGGAGAGGTACGACAGCGGGGTGGACGACGACCCCTGGGCGACGACCCTGGTCGTGTCCGACCCCCGCCGCTGA
- a CDS encoding NADAR family protein, with translation MGSTELTTESLVKRIRGGERLKFLYFWGHTARREGEIGPACLSQWWPSRFTADGVEYATAEHWMMAEKARIFGDEEAERQAVEAPHPALAKKAGRLVRGFSEEIWARERFAIVVAGSVHKFSQDPRLRSYLLSTGDRVLVEASPMDRIWGIGLAADDARVSDPARWRGRNLLGFALMEARERLRAAVPSSAPGGDVGA, from the coding sequence ATGGGGAGCACTGAGTTGACCACCGAGTCCCTGGTAAAGCGGATCAGGGGCGGTGAGCGCTTGAAGTTTCTTTACTTCTGGGGTCACACAGCACGCCGCGAAGGCGAGATCGGGCCCGCCTGCCTGAGCCAGTGGTGGCCGTCGCGGTTCACCGCGGATGGGGTCGAGTATGCGACCGCCGAGCACTGGATGATGGCCGAGAAGGCACGGATCTTCGGCGACGAGGAGGCGGAGCGGCAGGCCGTGGAAGCGCCTCATCCGGCGCTGGCGAAGAAGGCGGGCCGGCTGGTGCGCGGCTTCAGCGAGGAGATATGGGCCCGTGAGCGCTTCGCGATCGTGGTGGCGGGCAGCGTGCACAAGTTCTCGCAGGACCCGCGACTGCGCTCCTACCTGCTGTCCACCGGTGACCGGGTACTGGTGGAGGCGAGTCCCATGGACCGGATCTGGGGAATCGGGCTCGCCGCGGACGACGCGCGGGTCAGCGATCCGGCGCGCTGGCGCGGGCGGAATCTGCTGGGGTTCGCACTGATGGAGGCACGCGAGCGGCTGCGGGCCGCGGTGCCGTCGTCCGCTCCCGGTGGCGATGTGGGGGCGTGA
- a CDS encoding gamma-aminobutyraldehyde dehydrogenase yields the protein MGNRFQAQDRFADGAQYIGGRLRPGTSGRHHAVVDPATGEQVLAYELAGTADVDDAVAAAREAFPGWAGATPGERSDALHRFASVLTEQAEDLAQAESLQCGKPIKLSREFDVPGTVDNTAFFAGAARHLQGQSAGEYSGDHTSYVRREPIGVVGSIAPWNYPLQMAAWKILPAIAAGNTIVLKPAEITPLTSLMFAQAATEAGIPDGVVNVLSGSGREAGEHLVGHPDVAMTSFTGSTPVGKRVAEVATATVKRLHLELGGKAPFVVFDDADLEAAVHGAVAGALINTGQDCTAATRAYVQRPLYDAFVAGVADLMATVRLGDPFDPATDLGPLVSHVQRDRVAGFVDRARAYATVVTGGQVPGGDLERGAYYLPTLIAGAAQDSEVVQSEIFGPVLVVLPYDSDDEGIRLANDTPYGLAASAWSRDVYRTGRATREIKAGCVWINDHIPIISEMPHGGYKASGFGKDMSVYSFEEYTQVKHVMYDNTAVVRKDWHRTIFGDR from the coding sequence ATGGGCAACCGCTTCCAGGCACAGGACCGCTTCGCGGACGGGGCGCAGTACATCGGCGGCCGGCTGCGTCCGGGCACATCAGGACGACACCACGCCGTCGTCGATCCCGCCACCGGAGAGCAGGTCCTCGCATACGAGCTGGCAGGCACGGCGGACGTCGACGACGCCGTCGCAGCCGCCCGCGAGGCGTTCCCCGGCTGGGCGGGCGCCACCCCGGGCGAGCGCTCCGACGCCTTGCACCGCTTCGCCTCCGTGCTGACCGAGCAGGCGGAGGATCTCGCCCAGGCCGAGTCCCTGCAGTGCGGAAAGCCGATCAAGCTGAGCCGCGAGTTCGACGTGCCCGGCACGGTGGACAACACGGCGTTCTTCGCCGGGGCTGCGCGCCACCTCCAGGGCCAGTCCGCCGGTGAGTACAGCGGTGACCACACCTCGTACGTACGCCGGGAGCCGATCGGTGTCGTCGGGTCCATCGCGCCCTGGAACTACCCGCTCCAGATGGCCGCCTGGAAGATCCTCCCGGCCATTGCCGCAGGCAACACCATCGTGCTCAAGCCCGCCGAGATCACCCCCCTCACCTCGCTGATGTTCGCCCAGGCCGCCACCGAGGCAGGTATCCCCGACGGTGTGGTCAACGTCCTCAGCGGCAGCGGAAGGGAAGCCGGAGAGCACCTCGTCGGGCACCCCGACGTGGCCATGACCTCGTTCACCGGCTCCACGCCCGTCGGCAAGCGGGTCGCCGAGGTCGCCACGGCCACCGTCAAGCGGCTCCACCTGGAGCTCGGCGGCAAGGCCCCCTTCGTGGTGTTCGACGACGCCGACCTGGAGGCCGCCGTGCACGGCGCCGTCGCGGGCGCGCTGATCAACACCGGCCAGGACTGCACCGCCGCCACCCGCGCCTATGTGCAGCGGCCGCTCTACGACGCTTTCGTCGCCGGAGTCGCCGACCTGATGGCGACCGTGCGGCTCGGCGACCCCTTCGACCCCGCCACCGACCTCGGGCCGCTGGTCTCCCATGTCCAGCGCGACCGTGTCGCCGGGTTCGTGGACAGGGCCCGTGCGTACGCCACCGTCGTCACCGGCGGCCAGGTGCCCGGCGGGGACCTGGAGAGGGGCGCGTACTACCTGCCGACCCTGATCGCAGGGGCGGCCCAGGACAGCGAGGTCGTCCAGTCCGAGATCTTCGGCCCGGTGCTGGTCGTCCTCCCCTACGACTCGGACGACGAGGGGATCAGGCTCGCCAACGACACCCCGTACGGCCTGGCCGCGTCCGCCTGGAGTCGGGACGTGTACCGCACGGGCCGGGCCACCCGCGAGATCAAGGCGGGCTGTGTCTGGATCAACGACCACATCCCGATCATCAGCGAGATGCCGCACGGCGGCTACAAGGCCAGCGGCTTCGGCAAGGACATGTCGGTGTACTCCTTCGAGGAGTACACGCAGGTCAAGCATGTGATGTACGACAACACCGCAGTGGTCAGGAAGGACTGGCACCGCACGATCTTCGGTGACCGGTGA
- a CDS encoding spermidine/putrescine ABC transporter substrate-binding protein, translating to MKQYQPEQLSATQQAAIRRSMAGGRGALSRRSLLRASGVGALTVGGVGALSACGIPPAKREGDAPAASDDHSKQEKQIAFSNWTQYIDISDDEKSRPSLNAFSRRTGIQVKYTEDINDNVEFFGKIRPQLAAGQDTGRDLICVTDWLAARFIRLGWAQKLDPSNLPNAYAHLSPQFRSPDWDPGRAYSYPWTGISTVIAYNAKATGGRKIESVSQLFDDPALKGRVACLSEMRDTIGMTLLDMGKDPAKVTDDDYDAAIARVQQAVDKKQIRRFTGNDYTSDLDKGDIAACLAWAGDLVQLRVDNPDIKFVIPDAGYMTSSDNLLVPAKARHKTNAEKLIDYYYELPVAAQLAAYINYVCPVEGVGPELAKIDPELAENTLILPDKAMAAKSHSFRSLSSKEETAYEEKFAKLIGA from the coding sequence ATGAAGCAGTACCAGCCCGAGCAGCTCTCGGCGACCCAGCAGGCAGCGATACGGCGCAGCATGGCCGGCGGCAGGGGCGCCCTCTCCCGCCGCTCCCTGCTGCGTGCGTCCGGTGTCGGCGCGCTCACCGTCGGCGGCGTGGGCGCACTGAGCGCCTGCGGGATCCCGCCGGCCAAGCGGGAGGGCGACGCGCCCGCCGCGTCCGACGACCACTCGAAGCAGGAGAAGCAGATCGCCTTCTCCAACTGGACCCAGTACATCGACATCAGCGACGACGAGAAGAGCCGCCCCAGCCTGAACGCGTTCTCCAGGCGCACCGGGATCCAGGTCAAGTACACCGAGGACATCAACGACAACGTCGAGTTCTTCGGAAAGATCAGGCCCCAGCTCGCGGCCGGCCAGGACACCGGGCGGGATCTGATCTGCGTCACCGACTGGCTCGCCGCGCGGTTCATCCGGCTCGGCTGGGCGCAGAAGCTCGACCCCTCCAACCTCCCGAACGCCTACGCGCATCTCTCGCCGCAGTTCCGCAGCCCCGACTGGGATCCGGGGCGGGCCTACTCCTACCCTTGGACCGGTATCTCGACCGTCATCGCCTACAACGCCAAGGCGACGGGTGGCCGCAAGATCGAGAGCGTGTCGCAGCTGTTCGACGACCCGGCACTCAAGGGCAGGGTTGCCTGCCTGTCCGAGATGCGCGACACCATCGGCATGACCCTGCTCGACATGGGCAAGGACCCCGCCAAGGTCACCGACGACGACTACGACGCGGCGATCGCCCGGGTGCAGCAGGCCGTCGACAAGAAGCAGATCCGCCGCTTCACCGGCAACGACTACACATCGGACCTCGACAAGGGCGACATCGCCGCCTGTCTGGCCTGGGCCGGCGACCTCGTCCAACTGCGGGTCGACAACCCCGACATCAAGTTCGTGATCCCCGACGCCGGCTATATGACCTCCAGCGACAATCTGCTGGTCCCGGCCAAGGCGCGGCACAAGACCAACGCCGAGAAGCTCATCGACTACTACTACGAGCTCCCGGTGGCGGCCCAGCTCGCCGCCTACATCAACTACGTGTGCCCGGTCGAGGGCGTGGGCCCCGAGCTCGCCAAGATCGACCCGGAACTCGCCGAGAACACGCTGATCCTCCCGGACAAGGCCATGGCGGCCAAGTCTCACTCCTTCCGCTCGCTGAGCAGCAAGGAAGAGACGGCTTACGAGGAGAAGTTCGCCAAGCTCATCGGCGCCTAA
- a CDS encoding ABC transporter ATP-binding protein — MTDKNAGGDVRLSGISKTYGSFTAVHPLDLTVPQGSFFALLGASGCGKTTTLRMIAGLEDPTTGTVFLGDRDVTDLPPYKRPVNTVFQSYALFPHLSVHENVAFGLRRRGVKSVRKQVDEMLELVQLGDKAKHKPHQLSGGQQQRVAVARALINHPQVLLLDEPLGALDLKLRRQMQLELKRIQTEVGITFVHVTHDQEEAMTMADTVAVMNGGRVEQLGAPAELYENPQTTFVANFLGTSNLIEAEVAEISGGDILVSASDAKLRLPAARTATQPRAGGKLLVGVRPEKISLVHADDMDGIPDGRNRFTGKIADSSFIGVSTQFVIDSPVCPELEVYVQNVERDARLTPGAEVVLHWNPEHTFGLDAAQDIDAGVETVEEAA, encoded by the coding sequence ATGACAGACAAGAACGCCGGCGGCGACGTCCGACTCTCCGGGATCAGCAAGACCTACGGCTCCTTCACCGCCGTACACCCACTCGACCTCACGGTGCCCCAGGGCTCCTTCTTCGCCCTGCTCGGCGCCTCCGGCTGCGGTAAGACCACCACCCTGCGGATGATCGCCGGACTGGAGGACCCCACCACCGGCACCGTCTTCCTCGGCGACCGGGACGTCACGGACCTGCCCCCGTACAAGCGCCCCGTGAACACCGTCTTCCAGAGCTACGCCCTCTTCCCGCATCTGAGCGTGCACGAGAACGTCGCCTTCGGACTGCGCCGCCGCGGCGTCAAGTCCGTGCGGAAGCAGGTCGACGAGATGCTCGAACTCGTCCAGCTCGGCGACAAGGCCAAGCACAAGCCGCACCAGCTCTCCGGCGGCCAGCAGCAGCGTGTCGCCGTCGCCAGGGCCCTGATCAACCACCCGCAGGTGCTGCTGCTCGACGAGCCGCTCGGCGCGCTCGACCTCAAGCTGCGCCGCCAGATGCAGCTTGAGCTCAAGCGCATCCAGACCGAGGTCGGCATCACCTTCGTCCATGTCACCCACGACCAGGAGGAGGCCATGACCATGGCCGACACGGTCGCGGTGATGAACGGCGGCCGGGTCGAGCAGCTCGGCGCCCCCGCCGAGCTCTACGAGAACCCGCAGACCACCTTCGTGGCCAACTTCCTCGGCACCTCCAACCTCATCGAGGCCGAGGTGGCCGAGATCAGCGGCGGCGACATCCTGGTCAGCGCCTCCGATGCCAAGCTGAGGCTGCCCGCCGCACGCACCGCCACCCAGCCCCGCGCCGGCGGCAAGCTGCTCGTCGGCGTACGGCCGGAGAAGATCTCGCTCGTGCACGCCGACGACATGGACGGCATTCCCGACGGCCGCAACCGCTTCACCGGAAAGATCGCGGACTCCAGCTTCATCGGAGTCTCCACCCAGTTCGTCATCGACAGCCCGGTCTGCCCGGAGCTCGAGGTGTACGTGCAGAACGTGGAACGGGACGCACGACTCACCCCCGGCGCGGAGGTCGTGCTGCACTGGAACCCGGAGCACACCTTCGGACTGGACGCGGCCCAGGACATCGATGCTGGTGTCGAGACCGTGGAGGAGGCAGCATGA
- a CDS encoding ABC transporter permease, producing the protein MTTASETAVAPPEPGLEPGPVTRKPSLRRALVPYWLLLPGILWLIVFFALPLVYQASTSVQTGSLEQGFKVTWHFQTYWDALTDYYPQFLKSLLYAGTATFLCLLLGYPLAYLIAFRAGRWRNLLLVLVIAPFFTSFLIRTLAWKTILADGGPVVDVLNTIGFLDVTSWLGMTEGNRVLATPLAVVTGLTYNFLPFMILPLYTSLERIDPRLHEAAGDLYARPSTVFRKVTFPLSMPGVVSGTLLTFIPASGDYVNAELLGSTDTRMVGNVIQSQFLRVLDYPTAAALSFILMAVVLIMVTVYIRRAGTEDLV; encoded by the coding sequence ATGACGACCGCCTCCGAGACAGCCGTGGCACCGCCTGAGCCAGGGCTGGAGCCGGGCCCGGTCACCCGCAAGCCATCGCTGCGCCGGGCGCTGGTGCCGTACTGGCTGCTGCTGCCGGGCATTCTGTGGCTGATCGTCTTCTTCGCCCTGCCGCTGGTCTACCAGGCGTCGACCTCGGTGCAGACCGGCTCACTGGAGCAGGGCTTCAAGGTCACCTGGCACTTCCAGACCTACTGGGACGCGCTGACCGACTACTACCCGCAGTTTCTGAAGTCGCTGCTCTACGCGGGCACGGCCACGTTCCTGTGCCTGCTGCTCGGCTATCCGCTGGCGTATCTGATCGCGTTCCGGGCGGGCCGTTGGCGCAATCTGCTGCTGGTGCTGGTCATCGCCCCGTTCTTCACCAGCTTCCTGATCCGCACGCTCGCCTGGAAGACGATCCTCGCCGACGGCGGCCCGGTGGTGGACGTGCTCAACACCATCGGCTTCCTGGACGTCACCAGCTGGCTGGGGATGACCGAGGGCAACCGGGTACTGGCCACCCCGCTCGCGGTCGTCACGGGTCTGACGTACAACTTCCTGCCGTTCATGATCCTCCCGCTGTACACCTCGCTCGAGCGGATCGACCCCAGGCTCCATGAGGCCGCGGGAGATCTGTACGCAAGACCGTCGACGGTCTTCAGGAAGGTGACCTTCCCGCTGTCGATGCCGGGTGTCGTCTCCGGAACGCTGCTGACCTTCATCCCGGCCAGCGGTGACTACGTCAACGCCGAACTGCTCGGCTCCACCGACACCCGGATGGTCGGAAACGTCATCCAGTCGCAGTTCCTACGGGTGCTCGACTACCCGACCGCGGCAGCGCTGTCGTTCATCCTCATGGCGGTCGTGCTGATCATGGTGACCGTCTACATCCGCCGGGCAGGGACGGAGGACCTGGTCTGA
- a CDS encoding ABC transporter permease: MSLVRWIRRNLVVLVGLLTLAYLIIPNIIVMVFSFNKPAGRFNYSWQEFSTDAWKDPCGVADMCDSLSLSLWIALWATIGATVLGTMIAFALVRYRFRARGAINSLIFLPMAMPEVVMAASLLTLFLNLGAELGPTTILIAHTMFCLSFVVVAVKARVLSMDPRLEEAAKDLYAGPVQTFLRVTLPIAAPGIAAGAMLSFALSFDDFIITNFNSGNTVTFPMFVWGSAQRGTPVQINVIGTAMFAIAVVVVVTAQVITNRRKKTALPK; encoded by the coding sequence ATGAGTCTGGTGCGCTGGATACGGCGGAATCTCGTCGTGCTCGTGGGCCTGCTGACGCTGGCCTACCTGATCATTCCGAACATCATCGTGATGGTGTTCTCCTTCAACAAACCGGCGGGGCGCTTCAACTACTCCTGGCAGGAGTTCTCCACCGACGCCTGGAAGGACCCGTGCGGTGTCGCCGACATGTGCGACTCGCTCAGTCTGTCGCTCTGGATCGCCCTCTGGGCCACCATCGGCGCCACCGTACTCGGCACGATGATCGCCTTCGCACTGGTGCGCTACCGCTTCCGGGCGCGCGGCGCGATCAACTCGCTGATCTTCCTGCCGATGGCGATGCCCGAGGTCGTCATGGCCGCCTCGCTGCTGACCCTCTTCCTCAACCTGGGCGCGGAGCTCGGCCCGACGACCATCCTCATCGCGCACACCATGTTCTGCCTCAGCTTCGTGGTGGTGGCCGTCAAGGCACGCGTGCTGTCGATGGACCCGAGGCTCGAAGAAGCCGCCAAGGACCTCTACGCGGGGCCCGTCCAGACCTTCCTCAGAGTCACCCTGCCGATCGCGGCGCCCGGTATCGCCGCGGGCGCGATGCTGTCCTTCGCGCTGTCGTTCGACGACTTCATCATCACCAACTTCAACTCGGGCAACACCGTCACGTTCCCCATGTTCGTCTGGGGCTCGGCCCAGCGCGGTACGCCCGTCCAGATCAACGTCATCGGTACGGCCATGTTCGCCATCGCCGTCGTCGTCGTGGTCACCGCCCAGGTCATCACCAACCGGCGGAAGAAGACCGCACTGCCCAAGTAG
- a CDS encoding FAD-dependent oxidoreductase has protein sequence MAPAAMTFASSLSDAQPVPFWLEDPGKPAALPALTRDERTDLLVIGGGYSGLWTALIAKERDPSRDVVLIEGREVGWAASGRNGGFCAASLTHGLSNGLARWPDDMARLEDMGARNLDAIEQAVATYGIDCEFERTGEIDVATEPHQVEELRQLYEEADSVGLAGGMELLDRDAVRAEVDSPTFLGGLWDRTGVAMLHPAKLAWGLKQACQDLGVRIYENTRALQLSSSGTEVAVRTPYGRVFARQAALGTNVFPSLVRRLRPYIVPVYDYALMTEPLSAARLDAIGWKRRQGLGDSANQFHYFRITTDHRILWGGYDAIYPFGGRVTADRDHRPQTYLKLAGQFFTCFPQLEGLRFTHAWGGAIDTCSRFSAFFGTAHGGKVAYATGYTGLGVGATRFGADVMLDLLAGERTERVELEMVRRKPVPFPPEPVAWAGIGLTKWSLARADERGGKRNLWLRTLDRLGLGFDS, from the coding sequence ATGGCCCCAGCAGCCATGACCTTTGCCTCATCGCTCTCCGACGCCCAGCCCGTCCCCTTCTGGCTGGAAGACCCCGGCAAGCCGGCCGCCCTGCCGGCGCTCACCCGCGACGAGCGGACCGATCTGCTCGTCATCGGCGGCGGCTACAGCGGACTGTGGACGGCCCTCATCGCCAAGGAACGCGACCCGAGTCGGGACGTCGTACTGATCGAGGGCCGCGAGGTGGGCTGGGCCGCCTCGGGCCGCAACGGCGGCTTCTGCGCCGCGTCCCTCACCCACGGCCTCAGCAACGGCCTCGCCCGTTGGCCGGACGACATGGCGCGGCTGGAGGACATGGGCGCGCGCAACCTCGACGCCATCGAGCAGGCGGTCGCCACCTACGGCATCGACTGCGAGTTCGAGCGCACCGGCGAGATCGACGTCGCCACCGAACCGCACCAGGTCGAGGAACTCCGGCAGCTGTACGAGGAGGCGGACAGCGTGGGTCTGGCAGGCGGAATGGAGCTGCTCGACCGCGACGCGGTACGCGCCGAGGTCGACTCGCCGACCTTCCTCGGCGGGCTGTGGGACCGCACCGGAGTCGCCATGCTGCACCCGGCGAAGCTCGCCTGGGGCCTCAAGCAGGCCTGCCAGGACCTCGGTGTGCGCATCTACGAGAACACCCGTGCGCTCCAGCTCTCCTCGTCCGGCACGGAGGTGGCCGTCCGCACCCCGTACGGCAGGGTCTTCGCCCGGCAGGCGGCGCTGGGTACGAATGTCTTCCCGTCGCTGGTCAGGCGCCTGCGCCCGTACATCGTCCCGGTCTACGACTACGCCCTGATGACCGAACCGCTGTCGGCCGCCCGACTGGACGCCATCGGCTGGAAGAGGCGCCAGGGCCTCGGCGACAGCGCCAACCAGTTCCACTACTTCCGGATCACCACTGACCACCGCATCCTGTGGGGCGGCTACGACGCCATCTATCCCTTCGGAGGCCGGGTCACCGCCGACCGGGACCACCGTCCGCAGACCTATCTGAAACTGGCCGGGCAGTTCTTCACCTGCTTCCCACAGCTGGAGGGATTGCGCTTCACCCACGCGTGGGGCGGCGCGATCGACACCTGCTCCCGCTTCTCGGCGTTCTTCGGCACGGCGCACGGCGGGAAGGTCGCGTACGCCACCGGTTACACCGGGCTCGGCGTGGGTGCGACCCGCTTCGGCGCCGATGTGATGCTCGACCTGCTCGCCGGGGAGCGTACCGAGCGGGTCGAACTGGAAATGGTCCGCCGCAAGCCCGTGCCGTTTCCGCCGGAACCGGTCGCCTGGGCGGGCATCGGCCTCACCAAGTGGTCACTGGCCCGTGCGGACGAGCGGGGCGGCAAGCGCAATCTGTGGCTGCGGACGCTGGACCGGCTGGGGCTCGGCTTCGACAGTTAG
- a CDS encoding phosphatase PAP2 family protein produces MLLAVAVWALTTWQVAAHGSLRTLDERVERAVVGTGPVRLAEFLADLGNMTVALPVLAAAAAWSAWRRRRAEALAAVLAMALVPALVAPLKALIGRPGPLTEEIGYYPSGHAATAMVAYGAAALLLSGTTRNRAMALTSGVVAAFVTLGAGAGLVLRGYHWPLDVLGSWCLGAILLIGARATARAWTARAGRRPGPRAHEPPVDGH; encoded by the coding sequence GTGCTCCTGGCGGTCGCCGTCTGGGCGCTCACGACCTGGCAGGTCGCCGCCCACGGCTCCCTCCGCACCCTCGACGAGCGGGTCGAACGAGCGGTTGTGGGTACCGGCCCGGTCCGGCTCGCCGAGTTCCTCGCCGATCTCGGAAACATGACGGTCGCACTGCCGGTCCTGGCCGCGGCCGCGGCATGGTCCGCATGGCGCCGCCGACGGGCCGAGGCACTGGCCGCGGTGCTCGCGATGGCCCTCGTCCCTGCCCTGGTCGCTCCGCTCAAGGCGCTGATCGGCCGACCGGGGCCGCTCACCGAAGAAATCGGGTACTACCCCTCCGGCCATGCGGCTACCGCGATGGTGGCGTACGGCGCCGCGGCCCTGCTGCTGTCCGGAACCACGCGCAACAGGGCCATGGCCCTGACGTCGGGCGTCGTGGCGGCCTTCGTCACGCTCGGCGCAGGCGCCGGGCTTGTCCTGCGGGGATACCACTGGCCCCTGGACGTGCTCGGGAGCTGGTGCCTGGGGGCCATCCTGCTGATCGGCGCGAGGGCCACGGCACGGGCATGGACGGCACGCGCGGGCCGACGTCCCGGTCCGCGCGCCCATGAGCCCCCGGTGGACGGGCACTAA
- the gabT gene encoding 4-aminobutyrate--2-oxoglutarate transaminase → MTDIPQERRVVTAIPGPKSQELQTRRLAAVAGGVGSVLPVFTSRVGGGIIEDVDGNRLIDFGSGIAVTSVGASAEAVVRRASAQLQAFTHTCFMVTPYEGYVEVCEALAELTPGNHAKKSALFNSGAEAVENAVKIARAYTKRQAVVVFDHGYHGRTNLTMALTAKNMPYKHGFGPFAPEVHRVPVAYGYRWPTGPENCGPEAAAQAIDQINKQIGAENVAAIIIEPLLGEGGFIEPAKGFLPALVKFANDNGIVFVADEIQSGFCRTGQWFACEDEGVVPDLITTAKGIAGGLPLAAVTGRAEIMDAAHAGGLGGTYGGNPVACAGALGAIETMREQDLNGKAKRIEELMKGRLAAMQEKYEIIGDIRGRGAMIAIELVKDPATKEPNPEAAGALAKACHAEGVVVLTCGTYGNVLRFLPPLVIGEDLLNEGLDIIEAAFAGI, encoded by the coding sequence ATGACCGACATCCCGCAGGAGCGCCGCGTCGTCACCGCCATCCCCGGCCCGAAGTCGCAGGAGCTGCAGACCCGTCGCCTCGCCGCGGTCGCGGGTGGCGTGGGTTCCGTGCTGCCTGTGTTCACCAGCCGCGTCGGCGGCGGCATCATCGAGGACGTCGACGGCAACCGCCTGATCGACTTCGGCTCCGGTATCGCCGTGACCTCTGTGGGCGCCTCTGCCGAAGCCGTCGTACGCCGGGCCTCGGCCCAGCTCCAGGCCTTCACCCACACCTGCTTCATGGTCACTCCCTACGAGGGCTATGTGGAGGTCTGCGAGGCCCTCGCCGAACTCACCCCTGGCAACCACGCGAAGAAGTCCGCGCTGTTCAACTCGGGCGCCGAGGCCGTCGAGAACGCCGTCAAGATCGCCCGCGCGTACACCAAGCGCCAGGCGGTCGTGGTCTTCGACCACGGCTACCACGGCCGCACCAACCTCACGATGGCCCTGACGGCCAAGAACATGCCGTACAAGCACGGCTTCGGCCCGTTCGCGCCCGAGGTCCACCGCGTCCCGGTCGCCTACGGCTACCGCTGGCCGACCGGTCCGGAGAACTGCGGACCGGAGGCCGCCGCCCAGGCCATCGACCAGATCAACAAGCAGATCGGCGCCGAGAACGTCGCCGCGATCATCATCGAGCCGCTGCTCGGCGAGGGGGGCTTCATCGAGCCGGCCAAGGGTTTCCTCCCGGCGCTCGTGAAGTTCGCCAACGACAACGGGATCGTCTTCGTCGCCGACGAGATCCAGTCCGGCTTCTGCCGCACCGGCCAGTGGTTCGCCTGTGAGGACGAGGGCGTCGTTCCCGACCTGATCACCACAGCGAAGGGCATCGCCGGCGGTCTGCCACTGGCCGCCGTCACCGGCCGCGCCGAGATCATGGACGCCGCTCACGCGGGCGGCCTGGGCGGCACCTACGGCGGAAACCCGGTGGCCTGCGCTGGTGCGCTCGGAGCCATCGAGACCATGCGCGAGCAGGACCTCAACGGCAAGGCCAAGCGCATCGAGGAGCTCATGAAGGGCCGCCTCGCCGCCATGCAGGAGAAGTACGAGATCATCGGCGACATCCGCGGTCGCGGCGCGATGATCGCCATCGAGCTGGTGAAGGACCCGGCCACCAAGGAGCCCAACCCGGAGGCCGCGGGCGCGCTCGCCAAGGCCTGCCATGCCGAGGGCGTCGTGGTACTCACCTGCGGCACGTACGGCAACGTGCTCCGCTTCCTGCCGCCGCTGGTGATCGGCGAGGATCTGCTCAACGAGGGCCTGGACATCATCGAGGCGGCGTTCGCCGGGATCTGA